The genomic interval ACACGCGCCATTGCCCATCACTGTCCGGCCATTGTGTTGGTGGACCTCGGCTTGCCGGACGGCGACGGCCTCAGCCTTATCGCCGCCATCCGCCGCGACGCATGGACACCGATCGTCGTCATCTCAGCGCGTGACGCCGAAGCCATGAAAGTCGCCGCCCTCGACGCCGGCGCGGACGACTATGTCACCAAGCCCTTCGGTGTCGATGAATTGCTGGCGCGCGTGCGCGCGGCGCTTCGCCACGGCGTGCAGAGTGGGGGTGCGCCGCCGACGGTCCACACTGGCGCGCTCGCAATAGATCTCGCCGCGCGCGTGGTCCGGTTGAGTGGGAAGGAGATTGACCTCACACCAAAAGAATACGCCATACTAGCGCATCTCGCCGCGCGCCTTGGCGCGGTCGTGCGGCACGGTGAGCTCCTAAAAAGCGTGTGGGGATCAGAACGCGCCGATGTCCAATACTTGCGCGTCTATATCAGTCAGCTGCGCGGGAAGCTCGAAGCCGAGCCCAACAACCCTCGCTACATCATCTCTGAACCAGCAGTTGGCTATCGCTTAGTCCAGTCTTCCCAATGACCGTTTGCGGCGAATGGCGGATTACGCCGCGCCGTTATGTCACTCGAACAGGCTGGAAACGCTCTGCTCATTTGCGATCCGCCAGATTGCGTCGCCCATCAGCGCGGCGACGGAAATCACGCGGGCTTTCTCGCACTTGGTCTTGCGGCCGTTTGGGTCGATCGAGTTGGTGATGACGAGCTCTTTCAGCTTCGACTCGTCGATCCGCTTCGACGCGCCGTTCGAGAGCACGCCGTGGGTGATGTAGGCGGAGACAGACTTCGCCTTTTCCTTCAGCAGCGCTTCAGCGGCATTGCAGAGTGTGCCGCCGCTGTCGACGATGTCGTCGATCAGAATGCACTCGCGGCCTTCGACGTCGCCGATAATGTGCATCACTTCGGAGACGCCGGCCTTCTCGCGGCGTTTATCGACGATGGCGAGATCGGCGCCCAACTTGTTGGCCAACGCCCGCGCTCGCACCACGCCGCCAACGTCCGGAGACACGACCATCAGCTTGGTCGTGTCCTTGCAGGTTTCGCGAATGTCGCGTTCTAGCACGGGCGTGGAGAAGAGGTTGTCGGTCGGGATGTCGAAGAAGCCTTGGATCTGGCCGGCGTGGAGCTCCAGCGTCAGCACGCGATTGGCCCCGGCGGTGGTGATCAGGTTCGCAACAAGCTTCGCCGAGATCGGCGTGCGTCCACCGACTTTGCGATCCTGCCGGCCGTAGCCGTAATAGGGGATCACCGCGGTGATGCGCCGCGCCGACGCGCGCCGCAGCGCATCGATGCCGATCAGCAATTCCATCAAGTGATCGTTGGCCGGATACGACGTCGACTGGATGAAGAACACATCCTCGCCGCGTACGTTCTCCTGAATCTCGACGAAGACTTCGTTGTCTTTGAACCGCTTGAACTCCGCTTGCGCCAGCGGCGTGTCCAAATGGTCCGCGATCGACTGAGCGAGCGCGACGTTCGAGTTGGCGGCGAGTAGTTTCATGGGAAGCGGGCCCCGTCGCGTTCCGGATGGCCGTGTCTCTACTCCGCGACTCGGCAGACGCGAAAGCTTTTGCTGCACATTTATGAAGGGAAAGCGCGCCGTGTCGCAGCCGCCACACGGCAGGGCGCACCCCTACGGCGTGTAATCGGCGCCGGAATAGAGTGCGGCGGGCGCGCCGGCCTGCTGCGCCCACATCTGGTCGCCATAGCTGAAGTGCCACCATTCGTTCGGATTGGAGGCAAAACCGGCCTCGCGCATCAGCCAATAGAGCAAACGCCGGTTGGCCCGCGCTTCCTCGGCGGAGAACGAGAACGCGGCGTCGGTCGCGGCGCCTTCGAAATGAGCAGTGTGGGCGATCTCGGAAGCGTCATCGAACAACGACCCCATCCACAGCGGATCGCCGCCGCGCCAGCGGATGGTGAGATCAATGGCGCCGCCAGTGGCGTGCGGCGAGGGCGCATCGGCACCGGCGCTTGGGGCGGCCCAGTACGTTTCGACCTGCGCCAGCAATGCATCGCCGGAGAGCGAAGGATCGCGTTGCTTCAGCACACGCGGAAACCACTGGTCGTGGAAATAGATTTGAACCGCTTGCGGGCGCCATGCATCGAACACCCACAGCTCAAGCTCAGCCGCCGCCAGTTTCGCGTTCACATCGCGCAAGCGTTTCGCCGCGCCTTCGCGCATAGCGATGACATCGATCGCGCCAGGTACAGCGTGATAGTAGGGCGGGTTGCGGGTTGAAGCGTAATAGTTCTCGCCGGCGATGTCGAAGGCATCGGCGCGGACAATCGGCTCTTTGTTCGACGCGCCGCTGACATCGATCGGAATGTCGCGATACCCGCGCTTCTCGCGCGGCGCTGGGATCGGCTTTTCGCGCAGCGCTTGCAAAGTTCCAAACACGCTCATGCATGCACGCTAGAGCGCGATGGCGGCGCAATTCCGGCCATAGCCCGGTTCCTTGCGATGCACGCTGCGGCGGTGGCTGAAGAGGCGGCTTTCTTCTGTGTAAGTATCGAGCGGCAGCGTTTCGATCTCCACCACCCCCGCTTGCTTCAAACGATCGGCGCAGAACTCTGGCAGATCGAACAAGCGTCGGTCGCCTTTGCCAGGAACAAAAAACCGCGCAAACCCCGCATCACGCGCGAGGAACGCCGCCTCAAACTCGGGTCCAACCTCATACGAGCGCTGATGAATGCACGGCCCGATCGCCGCTGCGATCCGCGTTGCGCCATGTTCGCGCATCAGCGCTACGGCGCTTTCCAGCACGCCACCCAACGCGCCCTTCCACCCCGCATGCGCCGCGCCGATCACGCCGGTGTCCGCATCCGCCAGCAGCACCGGCGTGCAATCCGCCGTCAGCACCGAAATTGCCAACCCGCGCACCGTCGTCACCAGCGCATCCGCCTGCGGCCGCTCACCTGTCCACGGCGCATCCACAAACGCCGCGTTCGGCGAATGCACCTGATGCACGCCGATCAGATGCGTCGGCTCGACGCCCATCGCCTGCGCAATCAGCGCGCGGTTGTCGGCAACAGCGACCACGTCGTCGTCCGATCCCGTGCCCGCATT from Terricaulis silvestris carries:
- a CDS encoding M15 family metallopeptidase — protein: MSVFGTLQALREKPIPAPREKRGYRDIPIDVSGASNKEPIVRADAFDIAGENYYASTRNPPYYHAVPGAIDVIAMREGAAKRLRDVNAKLAAAELELWVFDAWRPQAVQIYFHDQWFPRVLKQRDPSLSGDALLAQVETYWAAPSAGADAPSPHATGGAIDLTIRWRGGDPLWMGSLFDDASEIAHTAHFEGAATDAAFSFSAEEARANRRLLYWLMREAGFASNPNEWWHFSYGDQMWAQQAGAPAALYSGADYTP
- a CDS encoding response regulator; this encodes MLAEICALIVEDDPAFRRSLSTTLKAAGYRVVEAGALADATRAIAHHCPAIVLVDLGLPDGDGLSLIAAIRRDAWTPIVVISARDAEAMKVAALDAGADDYVTKPFGVDELLARVRAALRHGVQSGGAPPTVHTGALAIDLAARVVRLSGKEIDLTPKEYAILAHLAARLGAVVRHGELLKSVWGSERADVQYLRVYISQLRGKLEAEPNNPRYIISEPAVGYRLVQSSQ
- a CDS encoding ribose-phosphate pyrophosphokinase, whose translation is MKLLAANSNVALAQSIADHLDTPLAQAEFKRFKDNEVFVEIQENVRGEDVFFIQSTSYPANDHLMELLIGIDALRRASARRITAVIPYYGYGRQDRKVGGRTPISAKLVANLITTAGANRVLTLELHAGQIQGFFDIPTDNLFSTPVLERDIRETCKDTTKLMVVSPDVGGVVRARALANKLGADLAIVDKRREKAGVSEVMHIIGDVEGRECILIDDIVDSGGTLCNAAEALLKEKAKSVSAYITHGVLSNGASKRIDESKLKELVITNSIDPNGRKTKCEKARVISVAALMGDAIWRIANEQSVSSLFE
- the pgeF gene encoding peptidoglycan editing factor PgeF, producing MSAASPPAFHADVLAGVRHGFFGREGGVSRGIYASLNAGTGSDDDVVAVADNRALIAQAMGVEPTHLIGVHQVHSPNAAFVDAPWTGERPQADALVTTVRGLAISVLTADCTPVLLADADTGVIGAAHAGWKGALGGVLESAVALMREHGATRIAAAIGPCIHQRSYEVGPEFEAAFLARDAGFARFFVPGKGDRRLFDLPEFCADRLKQAGVVEIETLPLDTYTEESRLFSHRRSVHRKEPGYGRNCAAIAL